A DNA window from Hominilimicola fabiformis contains the following coding sequences:
- a CDS encoding DUF1492 domain-containing protein translates to MTAKEYLSQLITMDNAINRKQQRLMTLRDVAMNTTPNYSGETVQHTRNKNPLENIMTKIIDIDRDIDRDIDELVDFKAEVWEKLDKIADERYKRILWLRYADRKTWRYIALELNFTIRYIHKMHLKALAELDKII, encoded by the coding sequence ATGACGGCAAAGGAATATTTAAGTCAGCTTATAACAATGGATAATGCGATAAACAGAAAACAACAGCGTCTTATGACACTTCGTGATGTTGCAATGAATACCACTCCGAATTACAGCGGAGAAACAGTTCAGCATACACGGAATAAAAATCCGCTTGAAAATATAATGACAAAGATAATCGATATTGACCGTGATATTGACAGAGATATTGATGAACTTGTCGATTTTAAAGCAGAAGTATGGGAAAAGCTTGATAAAATCGCAGATGAAAGATATAAACGGATTTTGTGGCTTAGATATGCCGACCGTAAAACGTGGAGATATATTGCGTTGGAACTTAATTTTACAATACGGTATATTCATAAAATGCACTTGAAAGCTTTGGCTGAACTTGATAAAATCATATAA